From a region of the Agromyces ramosus genome:
- a CDS encoding TetR/AcrR family transcriptional regulator — protein MARPKKQEARRADLVEAALAAVSEHGLRSLSLADVAAQAGLTRGAILYYYDDLDALLREAHRAGLERFCDRRDAVVATLAEPQNQLAAAIREGLPSGPDDALMRLLYEFDVLAGTSRLHDELVERMYQRQLATYAGVISRGIEAGVFAPPMPVEQLAMNLVALEDAYGLHIVAGNSLVTVALAEAAMRAVADNLGCPTTV, from the coding sequence ATGGCGCGACCGAAGAAGCAGGAGGCCAGACGGGCCGACCTCGTCGAGGCCGCGCTCGCCGCCGTCTCGGAGCACGGGTTGCGTTCGCTGTCGCTCGCGGATGTCGCCGCGCAGGCCGGTCTCACGCGCGGCGCCATCCTCTACTACTACGACGACCTCGACGCACTGCTGCGAGAAGCGCATCGCGCCGGCCTCGAGCGCTTCTGCGACCGGCGCGACGCCGTGGTCGCGACGCTTGCGGAGCCGCAGAACCAGTTGGCCGCCGCCATTCGCGAGGGCTTGCCGAGCGGGCCGGATGACGCGCTCATGCGCCTGCTCTACGAGTTCGACGTGCTCGCGGGAACGTCGAGACTGCACGACGAACTTGTCGAGCGGATGTACCAGCGCCAGCTCGCGACCTACGCCGGCGTGATCTCACGCGGGATCGAGGCGGGCGTCTTCGCGCCGCCCATGCCGGTCGAGCAGCTCGCCATGAACCTCGTGGCGCTCGAAGATGCCTACGGGTTGCATATCGTCGCCGGCAACAGCCTGGTGACGGTCGCGCTCGCCGAGGCCGCGATGCGGGCGGTCGCCGACAACCTGGGGTGCCCGACGACGGTGTGA